The following are encoded together in the Streptomyces sp. NBC_00341 genome:
- the pgsA gene encoding CDP-diacylglycerol--glycerol-3-phosphate 3-phosphatidyltransferase: protein MTGAPASATGGSGATPVRGGKLGTAAVSQASLWNIANLLTMARLVLVPGFVMLLLHNGGYDPAWRSFAWAAFAIAMITDLFDGHLARTYNLVTDFGKIADPIADKAIMGAALICLSYLGDLPWWVTGVILFRELGITVLRFWVIRHGVIPASRGGKMKTLSQGIAVGMYVLALTGPLATLRFWVMAVAVVLTVVTGLDYVRQAIVLRRQGLAAERSAAAQEAVEAAAEAPGGAGGADRVSGTSGARGAAEAER from the coding sequence ATGACCGGAGCGCCGGCATCCGCGACAGGGGGATCCGGCGCTACGCCGGTCCGCGGCGGGAAGCTGGGCACTGCGGCCGTCAGTCAGGCGAGCCTGTGGAACATCGCCAATCTCCTGACCATGGCGCGGCTGGTGCTGGTCCCCGGCTTCGTCATGCTGCTGCTCCACAACGGCGGATACGACCCGGCGTGGCGCTCCTTCGCCTGGGCGGCCTTCGCCATCGCGATGATCACCGACCTGTTCGACGGGCATCTGGCGCGTACGTACAACCTGGTCACCGACTTCGGGAAGATCGCCGACCCGATCGCGGACAAGGCGATCATGGGCGCCGCGCTGATCTGCCTGTCGTACCTGGGCGATCTGCCCTGGTGGGTCACGGGCGTGATCCTCTTCCGCGAGCTCGGCATCACCGTGCTGCGGTTCTGGGTGATCCGCCACGGGGTGATTCCGGCCAGCCGCGGCGGCAAGATGAAGACGCTGTCGCAGGGCATCGCCGTCGGGATGTACGTGCTGGCGCTGACCGGACCGCTGGCTACGCTGCGGTTCTGGGTGATGGCGGTGGCCGTCGTGCTGACGGTCGTCACCGGTCTGGACTATGTGCGCCAGGCCATTGTTCTGCGTCGACAGGGGCTGGCGGCGGAACGGTCCGCGGCGGCGCAGGAGGCCGTCGAGGCGGCTGCGGAGGCGCCCGGGGGCGCCGGGGGCGCGGACCGGGTCTCCGGGACCTCAGGGGCCCGTGGTGCGGCGGAGGCAGAGCGGTGA
- a CDS encoding CinA family protein yields the protein MTAAARVLRLLVERGETLAVAESLTGGLVAAELTAVPGASQSFRGSVTAYATPLKSEVLGVDPALLASRGAVDAEVARQMAAGVRRVLGADWGLATTGVAGPEPQDGRPVGTVFVAACGPDGEAKVATLRLNGGRADIRNESVRSVLDLLSGELGGYASAQDTEQIGGN from the coding sequence GTGACAGCCGCGGCCCGGGTGCTGCGGCTGCTCGTCGAGCGGGGTGAGACGCTGGCCGTGGCGGAGTCGCTGACCGGCGGACTGGTCGCCGCGGAGTTGACGGCCGTACCCGGTGCCTCGCAGTCCTTCCGCGGATCCGTGACGGCCTACGCGACCCCCCTCAAGAGTGAAGTCCTGGGTGTGGATCCGGCCCTTCTCGCGTCACGCGGCGCGGTGGACGCCGAAGTGGCCCGCCAGATGGCGGCGGGCGTACGCCGGGTCCTGGGTGCGGACTGGGGCCTGGCCACCACCGGAGTAGCGGGCCCCGAGCCGCAGGACGGCCGGCCGGTGGGAACGGTCTTCGTCGCAGCCTGCGGGCCTGATGGCGAGGCGAAAGTGGCCACACTGAGGTTGAACGGCGGACGAGCGGACATCCGTAATGAGAGCGTACGGAGCGTGCTCGATCTGCTCTCCGGCGAACTCGGCGGGTACGCGAGCGCACAGGATACGGAACAGATCGGGGGGAATTGA
- a CDS encoding helix-turn-helix domain-containing protein, with protein sequence MILLRRLLGDVLRRQRQRQGRTLREVSSSARVSLGYLSEVERGQKEASSELLSAICDALDVRMSELMREVSDDLSLAELAESAAAGDPVPVPVRPRLNSVSVSSVAGVPTGRVTIKAPAEAVDVVAA encoded by the coding sequence ATGATTCTGCTCCGTCGCCTGCTTGGTGACGTGCTGCGTCGGCAGCGCCAGCGCCAAGGCCGTACTCTGCGCGAAGTCTCCTCGTCCGCCCGAGTTTCGCTCGGCTATCTCTCCGAGGTGGAGCGGGGGCAGAAGGAGGCATCCTCCGAACTGCTCTCCGCCATTTGCGACGCGCTTGACGTACGGATGTCCGAGCTCATGCGTGAAGTGAGCGATGATCTGTCGCTGGCTGAACTGGCCGAGTCGGCAGCAGCCGGCGATCCGGTACCCGTACCGGTGCGCCCCAGGCTCAATTCCGTCTCTGTTTCGTCGGTGGCTGGTGTACCGACGGGACGGGTGACCATCAAGGCGCCTGCGGAAGCGGTGGATGTCGTCGCCGCCTGA
- a CDS encoding Dps family protein encodes MSVVKSPLSEADLKSVGGALQGALVDLVDLSLVAKQVHWNVVGPRFRSVHLQLDEVVDTARQHSDTVAERASALGVNPDGRSGTIARTTAIDSVPEGWVKDVDAVRTLVDALGVVIGRMRERIELTGDPDPVSQDILITLTADLEKHAWMFQAESA; translated from the coding sequence ATGTCTGTGGTGAAGAGCCCGCTGTCCGAGGCCGACCTCAAGTCTGTCGGCGGTGCGCTCCAGGGCGCCCTGGTGGACCTCGTCGACCTCTCCCTGGTCGCCAAGCAGGTCCACTGGAACGTGGTGGGGCCGCGCTTCAGGTCTGTGCACCTTCAGCTCGACGAGGTCGTGGACACCGCCCGCCAGCACTCCGACACGGTTGCCGAACGAGCCTCCGCGCTCGGCGTCAATCCGGACGGGCGGTCGGGGACGATCGCCCGGACCACGGCCATCGACTCCGTGCCCGAGGGCTGGGTCAAGGACGTGGACGCGGTGCGCACGCTGGTAGACGCCCTCGGTGTGGTGATCGGCCGGATGCGGGAGCGGATCGAGCTGACCGGCGACCCCGACCCGGTCAGCCAGGACATCCTGATCACGCTGACCGCTGATCTCGAGAAGCACGCGTGGATGTTCCAGGCCGAGAGCGCCTGA
- a CDS encoding CsbD family protein — protein MTDNGAKDKITGKAKEAMGKMTGDRRKVAEGKTDQAKGKAKGAVGDAKGHAEGVKDSLTDDDKS, from the coding sequence ATGACTGACAACGGAGCGAAGGACAAGATCACCGGCAAGGCCAAGGAGGCCATGGGCAAGATGACCGGTGACCGCCGCAAGGTAGCGGAGGGCAAGACGGACCAGGCGAAGGGCAAGGCCAAGGGTGCCGTGGGCGATGCCAAGGGGCACGCCGAGGGCGTCAAGGACTCCCTGACCGACGACGACAAGAGCTGA
- a CDS encoding SDR family NAD(P)-dependent oxidoreductase — MSLAAYDLTGRSAFVTGAAGGIGRACAVLLSEAGATVHCADLDAKGLQETLELIIAAGGEAHTHPLDVTDRNQVRAAVAAAGDLDILAAVAGIMHTSSVLETADEDLDRVLSVNFKGVLYACQEVARTMLAREAPGSLITMASGAVDSASPGLLCYSTAKAAVVQLTKTLATELGPHAIRVNAVAPGWVRTPMTARHDAEQQHRAEATMARISPLGRVGEPMDVAHTVLHLASDASAFMTGQILRPNGGVAMPW; from the coding sequence ATGTCCCTTGCCGCGTACGACCTCACCGGCCGATCCGCGTTCGTCACCGGCGCGGCAGGCGGCATCGGCCGCGCCTGCGCCGTCCTGCTCTCGGAGGCGGGCGCCACCGTCCACTGCGCGGATCTCGACGCCAAGGGCCTCCAGGAGACCCTGGAACTGATCATCGCGGCGGGTGGCGAAGCCCACACGCACCCGCTGGATGTCACGGACCGCAATCAGGTCCGGGCCGCCGTCGCGGCGGCCGGAGATCTCGACATCCTGGCCGCCGTCGCCGGGATCATGCACACCAGCAGCGTTCTGGAGACCGCCGACGAGGACCTCGATCGTGTGCTCTCGGTCAACTTCAAGGGCGTGCTGTACGCCTGCCAGGAGGTGGCCCGCACCATGCTCGCCCGCGAGGCCCCCGGATCCCTGATCACCATGGCCTCGGGTGCGGTCGACTCCGCGAGCCCGGGGCTGCTCTGCTACAGCACGGCCAAAGCCGCGGTGGTCCAGCTGACCAAGACCCTGGCGACCGAACTGGGGCCGCACGCCATTCGGGTCAACGCCGTCGCGCCGGGCTGGGTCCGCACCCCCATGACCGCCCGCCACGACGCGGAGCAGCAGCACCGGGCGGAGGCCACGATGGCGCGGATCTCGCCGCTGGGCAGGGTCGGGGAACCCATGGACGTGGCGCACACGGTGCTGCACCTGGCGTCCGACGCCTCGGCCTTCATGACGGGTCAGATCCTCCGCCCGAACGGCGGCGTCGCCATGCCCTGGTAG
- a CDS encoding DNA-formamidopyrimidine glycosylase family protein has product MPEGDTVLQTARRLHQALAGQVLTRSDLRVPRFATADLTGRTVLDAISRGKHLLTRFEGGLTLHSHLRMDGAWRIYGPEERWRGGPAHQIRAVLANTAHTAVGYRLPVLELLRTADEEQAVGHLGPDLLGPDWDAGTALRNLLADPARPLGEALLDQRNLAGIGNIYKAELCFLARATPWLPIGELPAATAPLLASTAHQLLEANRDRPIRITTTGARARTTTGAHPRTATGQPFRAGRPSENLWVYGRTHRPCLRCGTPIRTAEQDARPAYWCPHCQSGPTP; this is encoded by the coding sequence ATGCCCGAAGGAGATACCGTCCTGCAGACCGCCAGACGTCTGCACCAGGCGCTCGCAGGCCAGGTCCTCACCCGGTCCGACCTCCGCGTTCCTCGCTTCGCCACCGCCGACCTCACCGGCCGGACCGTGCTCGACGCCATCTCGCGCGGCAAGCATCTGCTGACCCGCTTCGAGGGCGGCCTGACCCTCCACAGCCATCTCCGGATGGACGGCGCCTGGCGGATCTACGGCCCAGAAGAGCGCTGGCGCGGCGGCCCCGCACACCAGATCCGCGCCGTCCTCGCCAACACCGCGCACACGGCCGTCGGTTACCGCCTCCCGGTCCTGGAGCTCCTGCGCACCGCGGACGAGGAGCAGGCGGTCGGCCATCTCGGCCCCGATCTTCTGGGCCCCGACTGGGACGCCGGTACGGCGTTGCGCAATCTCCTCGCCGACCCGGCCCGCCCGCTCGGTGAGGCTCTTCTGGACCAGCGCAACCTGGCCGGCATCGGCAACATCTACAAGGCCGAGCTGTGCTTCCTGGCCCGTGCCACGCCCTGGCTCCCCATCGGTGAGCTGCCCGCCGCCACGGCCCCCCTTCTGGCGAGCACCGCCCACCAGCTCCTCGAAGCCAACCGTGACCGCCCGATCCGTATCACCACCACCGGCGCACGCGCCCGGACCACCACCGGCGCACACCCCCGCACCGCCACCGGTCAGCCGTTCCGCGCCGGCCGCCCGAGCGAGAACCTCTGGGTCTACGGCAGAACCCACCGCCCCTGTCTGCGCTGCGGGACTCCGATCCGTACGGCGGAGCAGGACGCCAGGCCCGCCTACTGGTGTCCACACTGCCAATCCGGCCCCACGCCCTAG
- a CDS encoding DEAD/DEAH box helicase codes for MTGSALDSFSAATRSWFTGAFSAPTAAQEGAWRAIGEGSDVLVVAPTGSGKTLAAFLAALDQLTAVPPPAEAKKRCRVLYVSPLKALAVDVERNLRSPLTGIRQESVRLGLPEPEVRVGIRSGDTPPAERRSMATRPPDILITTPESLFLMLTSSAREALAGIETVILDEVHAVAGTKRGAHLALSLERLDELLPRPARRIGLSATVRPVDEVARFLSPQRRVEIVQPPSTKQFDLSVVVPVEDLGELGGSPATGPDTADQADKPSIWPHVEERIADLVQAHRSTIVFANSRRLAERLCNRLNEIAYERATGETMPEAHSPAEIMAESGAAKGAPALLARAHHGSVSKEQRAQVEEDLKAGRLPAVVATSSLELGIDMGAVDLVIQVESPPSVASGLQRVGRAGHQVGAVSTGVVFPKYRGDLVQAAVVTERMREGAIEALRIPSNPLDVLAQQLVAMVALDSWQVDDLLAMARRAAPFASLPESAFTSVLDMLAGRYPSDAFAELRPRVVWDRVAGTVTGRPGAQRLAVTSGGTIPDRGLFGVFLAGADPKKGGGRVGELDEEMVYESRVGDVFTLGTTSWRIEDITRDRVLVSPAPGVPGRLPFWKGDQLGRPLELGRALGAFLRELGGLSAQDARERLLAAGLDTWAVDNVLSYIDEQRRACGHVPDDRTILVERFRDELGDWRVVVHSPFGAQVHAPWALALSARLAERYGMDAQVMHADDGIVLRLPDADMMGLDLLDFDPVDRDRASGPGGGAPLPPPNAAHDSDQPPVGAADVAFEQGEIGQLVTDQVGGSALFASRFRECAARALLLPRRSPGKRTPLWQQRQRAAQLLQVASEFGSFPIVLEAVRECLQDVFDVPGLTEVMGDLEARRIRLVEVTTQEPSPFARSLLFGYVAQFLYEGDSPLAERRAAALSLDSHLLAELLGQAELRELLDADVLTELERELQWLAEDRRIKDIEGVADLLRVLGPLTTAELTERGAQAPWAQELSSARRAIRVRIGGAEHWAAIEDAGRLRDALGTALPVGVPEAFTEPVKDPLGDLLARYARTHGPFTSTAAAARFGLGTAVTDGALQRLAASGRIVQGEFHPAGIGQEWCDATVLRRLRRRSLAALRHELEPVPPAALAGFLPQWQHLGSNSLRGIDGLARAIEQLQGAPVPASALEKLVLPGRVTGYSPALLDELTTTGEVVWAGAGALPGKDGWLSLYLADSAPLLLAPPRPLELSALHESVLTALTGGYGLFFRQIADQVRATTHPDCTDPQLADAVWDLTWSGRLTNDTLAPLRSLLGSGRTAGSTAHRARRNVPRGRYGSLTAASRPASRTGPPTVSGRWSLLPATEPEPTHRAHALARTLLDRHGVVTRGAVQAEGVEGGFSAAYRVLAAFEDNGQARRGYVVEGLGAAQFAMDGAVDRLRAASTARDRREPGLAPTALVLAAADPANAYGAALPWPEPPDGAGHKPGRKAGSLVVLVDGELALYMERGGKTLLAWPTDPEDPALRAAAAALAAAARAGALGTVTVERTNGVSALTSPLGRTLEAAGFLATPRGLRLRA; via the coding sequence ATGACCGGCTCCGCACTCGATTCGTTCTCCGCCGCGACCCGCAGTTGGTTCACGGGGGCCTTCAGCGCGCCCACGGCCGCGCAGGAGGGCGCCTGGCGGGCGATCGGTGAGGGCTCCGACGTACTGGTCGTCGCACCGACCGGATCGGGCAAGACCCTGGCTGCCTTCCTCGCCGCTCTGGACCAGCTGACGGCGGTCCCGCCGCCGGCAGAGGCGAAGAAGCGCTGCCGAGTGCTGTACGTGTCGCCGCTCAAGGCCCTCGCGGTCGATGTGGAACGCAACCTCCGCTCCCCGCTCACCGGCATCCGCCAGGAGTCGGTGCGCCTCGGTCTGCCCGAGCCCGAGGTACGGGTGGGCATCCGCTCGGGCGACACCCCGCCCGCCGAGCGCCGGTCGATGGCGACCAGGCCGCCGGACATCCTGATCACCACACCCGAGTCCCTGTTCCTGATGCTGACCTCCTCGGCCCGGGAGGCGCTGGCCGGGATCGAGACGGTGATCCTGGACGAGGTGCACGCCGTCGCGGGCACCAAGCGCGGCGCGCACCTCGCCCTGTCGCTGGAGCGTCTCGACGAGCTGCTGCCGCGGCCGGCCCGCCGGATCGGCCTGTCCGCCACGGTCCGTCCGGTCGATGAGGTGGCGCGGTTCCTCTCCCCGCAGCGGAGGGTGGAGATCGTCCAGCCGCCGTCCACCAAGCAGTTCGATCTGTCGGTGGTCGTACCGGTCGAGGATCTGGGCGAGCTCGGCGGCTCCCCCGCCACCGGCCCGGACACCGCGGACCAGGCGGACAAGCCGTCGATCTGGCCGCATGTGGAGGAGCGGATCGCCGATCTCGTCCAGGCGCACCGCTCCACCATCGTGTTCGCCAACTCCCGCCGGCTGGCCGAGCGGCTCTGCAACCGGCTCAACGAGATCGCGTACGAGCGGGCCACCGGCGAGACGATGCCGGAGGCCCACTCACCCGCCGAGATCATGGCCGAGTCGGGTGCCGCGAAGGGCGCCCCCGCCCTGCTCGCCCGTGCGCACCACGGATCGGTCTCCAAGGAGCAGCGGGCCCAGGTCGAGGAGGACCTCAAGGCGGGCCGGCTGCCCGCCGTGGTCGCCACCTCGAGCCTGGAGCTGGGGATCGACATGGGCGCGGTCGACCTGGTGATCCAGGTCGAGTCACCGCCGTCGGTCGCCTCCGGGCTGCAGCGGGTGGGCCGGGCCGGACACCAGGTGGGCGCGGTATCCACCGGAGTCGTCTTCCCGAAGTACCGCGGTGACCTGGTACAGGCCGCGGTGGTCACCGAGCGGATGCGGGAGGGTGCCATCGAGGCGCTGCGGATCCCGTCCAATCCGCTGGACGTGCTGGCCCAGCAGCTGGTCGCGATGGTCGCCCTGGACAGCTGGCAGGTGGACGACCTGCTGGCCATGGCCCGCCGGGCGGCGCCCTTCGCCTCGCTTCCCGAGTCGGCGTTCACCTCGGTCCTCGACATGCTGGCCGGCCGCTATCCGTCCGACGCCTTCGCGGAGCTGCGCCCGCGCGTGGTCTGGGACCGCGTCGCGGGCACGGTCACGGGCCGCCCCGGCGCCCAGCGGCTCGCCGTCACCTCCGGTGGCACCATCCCCGACCGCGGGCTCTTCGGGGTCTTCCTGGCGGGCGCCGACCCGAAGAAGGGCGGCGGCCGGGTCGGTGAGCTGGACGAGGAGATGGTGTACGAGTCCCGGGTGGGGGACGTCTTCACGCTGGGCACCACGTCCTGGCGGATCGAGGACATCACCCGCGACCGGGTCCTGGTGTCCCCCGCGCCCGGCGTCCCCGGACGGCTGCCGTTCTGGAAGGGCGACCAGCTGGGCCGCCCGCTGGAGCTGGGCCGGGCCCTCGGCGCCTTCCTCCGCGAGCTCGGCGGGCTGTCCGCGCAGGACGCGCGCGAACGGCTGCTGGCCGCCGGCCTGGACACCTGGGCCGTGGACAACGTGCTGTCGTACATCGACGAGCAGCGCCGGGCCTGCGGCCACGTACCGGACGACCGGACGATCCTCGTCGAGCGCTTCCGCGACGAGCTGGGCGACTGGCGCGTCGTCGTGCACTCACCGTTCGGAGCCCAGGTGCACGCCCCCTGGGCGCTCGCGCTCAGTGCCCGCCTGGCCGAGCGGTACGGCATGGACGCACAGGTCATGCACGCCGACGACGGCATCGTGCTCAGGCTTCCGGACGCCGACATGATGGGCCTGGACCTCCTGGACTTCGACCCGGTGGACCGGGACCGGGCGTCCGGACCCGGCGGCGGAGCGCCTCTCCCGCCGCCGAACGCCGCCCACGACAGCGATCAGCCCCCGGTCGGCGCCGCCGATGTCGCCTTCGAGCAGGGCGAGATCGGGCAGCTCGTCACCGACCAGGTCGGCGGTTCCGCCCTGTTCGCCTCCCGGTTCCGCGAGTGCGCGGCACGGGCCCTGCTCCTCCCCCGGCGCAGCCCCGGCAAGCGCACCCCGCTGTGGCAGCAGCGGCAGCGGGCCGCCCAGCTCCTCCAGGTCGCCTCCGAGTTCGGCTCGTTCCCCATCGTCCTCGAAGCGGTCCGCGAATGCCTTCAGGACGTCTTCGACGTCCCCGGGCTCACGGAAGTGATGGGCGATCTGGAAGCCCGCCGGATCCGCCTGGTCGAGGTGACGACGCAGGAACCCTCACCCTTCGCGCGCTCGCTGCTGTTCGGCTACGTCGCCCAGTTCCTGTACGAGGGAGACTCACCCCTCGCCGAGCGGCGGGCCGCCGCGCTCTCCCTCGACTCCCACCTGCTGGCCGAGCTGCTGGGCCAGGCGGAGCTGCGCGAGCTGCTGGACGCGGACGTCCTGACCGAGCTGGAGCGGGAGCTCCAGTGGCTGGCCGAGGACCGCCGGATCAAGGACATCGAGGGCGTCGCCGATCTGCTACGGGTCCTCGGACCGCTCACCACCGCCGAGCTGACCGAGCGCGGGGCACAAGCCCCGTGGGCGCAGGAGCTGTCGTCGGCCCGCCGGGCCATCCGGGTCCGGATCGGCGGTGCCGAGCACTGGGCTGCGATCGAGGACGCGGGCCGGCTACGCGACGCACTGGGCACAGCCCTCCCCGTCGGCGTCCCGGAGGCGTTCACCGAACCGGTGAAGGACCCTCTCGGTGACCTCCTCGCCCGCTACGCCCGTACGCACGGCCCGTTCACCTCCACCGCAGCGGCGGCCAGGTTCGGCCTCGGCACCGCGGTCACGGACGGTGCGCTGCAACGCCTCGCGGCCTCCGGCCGGATCGTCCAGGGTGAGTTCCATCCCGCCGGCATCGGCCAGGAGTGGTGCGACGCCACGGTGCTGCGCCGGCTGCGGCGCCGCTCGCTCGCCGCGCTCCGCCATGAGCTGGAGCCGGTCCCGCCCGCCGCCCTCGCGGGCTTCCTGCCCCAGTGGCAGCACCTCGGCAGCAACAGCCTGCGCGGAATCGACGGACTGGCCCGCGCCATCGAGCAGTTGCAGGGCGCTCCCGTCCCCGCGTCGGCCCTGGAGAAGCTGGTCCTGCCCGGCCGCGTCACCGGCTACTCCCCCGCGCTCCTGGACGAACTCACCACCACCGGCGAGGTCGTGTGGGCCGGTGCGGGCGCCCTCCCCGGCAAGGACGGCTGGCTCTCCCTCTACCTGGCCGACAGCGCGCCCCTGCTGCTCGCTCCCCCGCGCCCCCTCGAACTCAGCGCGCTGCACGAGTCCGTACTCACCGCCCTCACCGGCGGATACGGGCTCTTCTTCCGCCAGATCGCCGATCAGGTCCGGGCCACCACGCACCCGGACTGCACCGATCCGCAGCTGGCGGACGCCGTCTGGGACCTCACCTGGTCGGGCCGGCTCACCAACGACACGCTCGCACCGCTGCGCTCCCTCCTGGGCTCGGGCCGTACCGCCGGATCAACCGCGCACCGCGCCAGACGGAACGTCCCGCGCGGCCGTTACGGCTCACTGACGGCCGCATCCCGCCCTGCCTCGCGCACCGGCCCGCCCACGGTCTCCGGCCGCTGGTCCCTGCTGCCCGCCACCGAACCGGAACCCACGCACCGGGCCCACGCGCTGGCCCGCACCCTGCTGGACCGGCACGGTGTGGTGACGCGCGGTGCGGTCCAGGCCGAGGGCGTCGAGGGCGGGTTCTCCGCCGCGTACCGTGTGCTGGCGGCCTTCGAGGACAACGGGCAGGCCCGGCGCGGCTATGTCGTGGAGGGGCTGGGGGCCGCACAGTTCGCGATGGACGGCGCGGTCGACCGGCTCCGCGCGGCCTCCACCGCCCGCGACCGCAGGGAACCCGGTCTGGCCCCCACCGCCCTGGTCCTCGCGGCGGCCGACCCGGCCAACGCCTACGGAGCAGCACTGCCCTGGCCCGAGCCGCCGGACGGGGCCGGGCACAAGCCCGGCCGCAAGGCCGGCTCCCTGGTGGTCCTGGTCGACGGTGAGCTGGCGCTGTACATGGAGCGCGGCGGGAAGACGCTGCTGGCCTGGCCGACCGATCCGGAGGACCCCGCGCTGCGGGCGGCCGCCGCCGCACTGGCCGCGGCGGCCCGTGCCGGAGCCCTCGGCACGGTGACGGTGGAGCGCACCAACGGCGTCTCGGCGCTGACCTCACCGCTGGGCCGCACGCTGGAGGCCGCCGGCTTCCTCGCCACCCCCAGAGGCCTCCGCCTCCGTGCGTGA
- a CDS encoding AraC family transcriptional regulator, translating into MAGVAGPGEWARHWQYEALPELDLLRARYVRHTFPRHSHEGYVLGAVSQGIEDVALPGGTVHAGPGSVVMINPEVPHTARAGVPEGWVYATLYPSAQVISDIAADTTSLRGTVGFTETRVSDPHAARLIGAVHRAAEEGNALAADSVLRVLVTHLLTRHGSALPTFEPRAAGARDAERARAVLESRMAGPPTLEALATELGTSPFALLRAFKKQYGMPPHTWLTDARVRRARRMLDAGTPPAVAAAEVGFTDQPHLNRHFTRIVGVPPGAYQRERARTYKTDPEPPG; encoded by the coding sequence ATGGCGGGAGTCGCGGGACCGGGAGAGTGGGCGAGGCACTGGCAGTACGAGGCACTGCCGGAGCTCGACCTGCTGCGGGCCCGCTACGTCCGCCACACCTTCCCGCGTCACAGCCATGAGGGCTATGTCCTCGGCGCCGTCAGCCAGGGCATCGAGGACGTCGCCCTGCCCGGCGGCACCGTGCACGCGGGCCCCGGCTCCGTCGTGATGATCAATCCGGAGGTGCCGCACACCGCAAGGGCCGGTGTTCCCGAGGGCTGGGTGTACGCCACGCTCTACCCGTCCGCACAGGTGATCAGCGACATCGCGGCCGATACGACGAGCCTGCGCGGCACGGTCGGCTTCACGGAGACCCGCGTGAGCGATCCGCACGCGGCCCGGCTGATCGGCGCGGTCCACCGGGCCGCGGAGGAGGGCAACGCGCTGGCGGCGGACAGCGTCCTGCGGGTCCTCGTCACGCATCTGCTCACCCGGCACGGCAGCGCTCTTCCCACGTTCGAGCCCCGGGCGGCGGGGGCGCGGGACGCGGAGCGTGCCCGTGCCGTACTGGAGAGCAGGATGGCCGGTCCGCCCACCCTGGAGGCGCTGGCCACCGAGCTGGGCACCAGCCCGTTCGCACTGCTGAGAGCCTTCAAGAAGCAGTACGGAATGCCGCCGCACACCTGGCTCACCGACGCCCGGGTCCGCCGTGCCCGCCGGATGCTCGACGCGGGCACGCCGCCCGCGGTGGCGGCCGCCGAGGTCGGCTTCACCGACCAGCCGCATCTCAACCGCCACTTCACCCGGATCGTGGGCGTGCCACCCGGCGCCTACCAGCGCGAACGTGCAAGAACGTACAAGACCGATCCGGAACCGCCCGGGTAG
- a CDS encoding AzlC family ABC transporter permease, which produces MAEQTTPQRAGEPAGAGATAGGSAIAAGTKPDAAVVRDALGVGIAVGLSGFAFGVTSAGSGLSLLQTCALSLLVFTGASQFALVGALAAGGNPYTAAAGAFFLGVRNSFYGLRLSQLLALPRAVRPLAAHWVIDETTAVTLPQPTRRAARIGFTVTGLTLYVLWNLTTLVGALGAEALGDTDAWGLDAASPAVFLALLAPMLKTTTERVTAGLAVVLALGLLPLLPAGVPVLVSALAAPAVLFMRGRDKGLPPRNAQHVQHAQHDENAQHDENAPHVEGAKGSHTITPEEGR; this is translated from the coding sequence GTGGCAGAACAGACAACACCTCAACGAGCCGGTGAACCGGCCGGCGCCGGCGCGACCGCCGGCGGCAGTGCGATCGCCGCCGGAACCAAACCGGACGCGGCCGTCGTACGGGACGCGCTCGGCGTCGGCATAGCGGTCGGGCTCTCCGGCTTCGCCTTCGGCGTCACCTCGGCCGGTTCCGGTCTGAGCCTGCTGCAGACCTGCGCGCTCAGCCTCCTCGTCTTCACCGGCGCCTCCCAGTTCGCCCTGGTGGGCGCGCTCGCGGCGGGCGGCAATCCGTACACCGCGGCAGCCGGCGCCTTCTTCCTCGGAGTGCGCAACTCGTTCTACGGACTGCGGCTGTCGCAGCTGCTCGCCCTCCCGCGCGCCGTGCGCCCTTTGGCCGCCCACTGGGTGATCGACGAGACGACGGCCGTCACCCTGCCCCAGCCCACCCGGCGCGCCGCCCGGATCGGCTTCACCGTCACCGGGCTCACGCTCTACGTGCTGTGGAACCTCACCACGCTGGTCGGCGCCCTGGGCGCGGAGGCGCTCGGGGACACCGACGCCTGGGGGCTGGACGCGGCCAGCCCCGCCGTCTTCCTCGCCCTGCTCGCGCCGATGCTGAAGACCACGACGGAGCGCGTCACCGCCGGGCTCGCGGTCGTCCTCGCCCTCGGCCTGCTGCCGCTCCTGCCCGCGGGGGTGCCCGTACTGGTCTCCGCGCTCGCGGCACCCGCCGTCCTCTTTATGAGGGGACGCGACAAGGGCCTGCCCCCTCGGAACGCCCAGCACGTCCAGCACGCCCAGCACGACGAGAACGCCCAGCACGACGAGAACGCGCCGCACGTGGAGGGCGCGAAGGGCTCGCACACGATCACGCCGGAGGAAGGCCGATGA
- a CDS encoding AzlD domain-containing protein has protein sequence MNVWIAIALTAVGCYLAKLLGLLVPAGALERPIVQRLAALLPVALLAALTAQQTFGDGQHLALDARGAGLAAAALALVLRAPFLVVVGAAVAVTAAVRALG, from the coding sequence ATGAACGTCTGGATCGCCATCGCACTCACCGCCGTCGGCTGCTACCTCGCCAAGCTCCTCGGCCTCCTGGTGCCCGCCGGGGCCCTGGAGCGCCCCATCGTGCAGCGCCTCGCCGCGCTGCTGCCGGTGGCGCTTCTGGCCGCCCTGACCGCGCAGCAGACCTTCGGCGACGGACAGCACCTGGCGCTGGACGCCAGGGGCGCGGGCCTCGCCGCGGCAGCGCTCGCGCTCGTCCTGCGCGCACCCTTCCTCGTGGTGGTCGGCGCTGCCGTGGCCGTCACCGCAGCGGTGCGCGCCCTCGGCTGA